From Luteitalea sp., the proteins below share one genomic window:
- a CDS encoding DUF2442 domain-containing protein, with product MKSETLGRHTSQIEVTNVSPHGFWILIEERELFVPFGEFPWFRESSIREIANVQLSSPHHLHWPDLDIDLAVESLDHPEKFPLVSRVQPVVKRRLEPPPAHGGAGKKRGKR from the coding sequence ATGAAATCCGAAACGCTTGGGCGGCACACTTCGCAGATTGAAGTGACGAACGTCTCGCCACACGGTTTCTGGATCCTCATCGAGGAGCGAGAGCTGTTCGTGCCGTTCGGCGAGTTCCCATGGTTCAGGGAAAGCTCAATTCGCGAGATTGCGAATGTACAGCTGTCCAGTCCACATCATCTCCATTGGCCAGATCTTGACATCGATCTGGCAGTGGAATCTTTGGATCATCCGGAGAAGTTCCCTTTGGTGAGCAGAGTACAGCCTGTTGTCAAGAGGCGATTGGAGCCGCCGCCCGCGCACGGCGGGGCTGGGAAGAAGCGAGGCAAGCGCTGA
- a CDS encoding thiazole synthase, whose translation MPDIDGLRIADRTFSSRLIVGTGKYASFDLMLRAIEASAAEMVTVAVRRVNVHDRAGGSLLDHLDSARIAILPNTAGCYTAADAIRSAHLAREAGLSNWVKLEVIGDERTLYPDNQALLEATRVLVEEGFVVLPYTNDDPVVCRKLEDAGAAAVMPLGAPIGSGLGIQNPNNIRIIKAFASVPVIVDAGVGTASDAAVAMELGADAVLMNTGIAGASDPLAMARAMRLGVEAGRLAHLAGRIPRKAYATASSPLEGVIGSR comes from the coding sequence ATGCCTGATATCGATGGACTGCGTATCGCCGATCGCACCTTCTCCTCTCGGCTCATCGTTGGAACCGGCAAGTATGCCTCGTTCGACCTCATGCTGCGCGCCATCGAAGCGTCGGCGGCGGAGATGGTCACGGTGGCAGTCCGGCGCGTCAACGTGCACGACCGCGCGGGCGGCTCCCTCCTGGATCACTTGGATAGCGCTCGCATCGCGATCTTGCCAAACACGGCCGGCTGCTATACCGCCGCGGACGCGATACGCTCCGCGCACCTGGCTCGCGAGGCGGGGCTGTCGAACTGGGTGAAGCTAGAGGTGATTGGCGACGAGCGTACGCTCTATCCGGACAACCAAGCGTTGCTGGAAGCCACGCGCGTGCTGGTGGAGGAAGGCTTCGTCGTGCTCCCTTACACCAACGATGATCCGGTGGTGTGCCGAAAGCTCGAGGATGCTGGCGCCGCGGCGGTGATGCCGCTCGGTGCCCCGATTGGATCCGGTCTGGGCATTCAGAATCCAAACAACATTCGCATCATCAAGGCGTTCGCGAGCGTGCCGGTCATCGTGGACGCCGGCGTTGGGACGGCATCGGATGCCGCCGTGGCCATGGAGCTTGGCGCGGACGCAGTGCTCATGAACACCGGCATAGCCGGGGCGAGCGACCCGCTGGCCATGGCGCGGGCCATGCGGCTCGGGGTGGAAGCCGGTCGTCTCGCGCATCTCGCCGGCCGCATCCCGCGTAAGGCGTACGCCACGGCGAGCAGCCCGCTGGAAGGCGTCATCGGCAGCAGGTAG
- a CDS encoding NADH-quinone oxidoreductase subunit C has translation MMDVSQRLAVLRSTLPEVTFEEIPSVDQPCLAVPREAIVDVCRTLREHGALQFQVLAEMTAVDVWPREPRFEVVYHFVSLGPAAMGDAPPPARLRLKVRVPGSDPALATISSVYPNANWYEREVWDLFGVIFTGHPDLRRILMPDEWEGHPARKDYPVQVKLPVNVSMPLQVTEEEFLRTIEEQRARSGSGVKG, from the coding sequence GTGATGGACGTCAGCCAGCGTCTTGCCGTGCTGAGGAGCACGCTGCCGGAGGTCACCTTCGAGGAGATTCCCTCGGTCGATCAGCCGTGTTTGGCCGTGCCTCGTGAGGCGATCGTGGACGTGTGCCGCACGCTGCGCGAGCATGGTGCCCTGCAGTTCCAGGTGCTGGCCGAGATGACGGCCGTCGATGTGTGGCCCCGGGAGCCGCGCTTCGAGGTCGTCTATCACTTCGTCTCGCTGGGGCCGGCCGCCATGGGGGACGCACCACCGCCGGCGCGCCTGCGGCTCAAGGTCCGTGTCCCGGGTAGCGACCCTGCGCTCGCGACGATCTCGTCCGTGTATCCAAACGCGAACTGGTACGAGCGCGAGGTCTGGGACCTCTTCGGCGTGATCTTCACGGGGCATCCCGACCTGCGGCGCATCCTGATGCCGGACGAATGGGAGGGGCACCCTGCACGCAAGGACTACCCGGTTCAGGTGAAGTTGCCCGTGAACGTCAGCATGCCGCTGCAGGTGACCGAGGAGGAATTTCTCCGGACGATCGAGGAGCAGCGAGCACGGAGTGGGAGTGGGGTGAAAGGGTGA
- a CDS encoding glycosyltransferase: MSSLAVPRGAARRRSAASFPRVAVVIPAYRAAAHIGGVLASIPAWVSIIVVVDDASPDETAEVVATQGDPRVHYFRHDTNCGVGGAMLTGYRQAARLGAEILVKMDADGQMDAAQLPRLVAPIVNGEADYTKGNRFLHAPQLAAMPPLRRIGNMGLSFLTKMASGYWDVFDPTNGYTAIHASVLPMINQEALDRRFFFETSMLVELSMCRAVVRDVPMPARYRGERSSLSESRAFVSFPPRLIRSLVRRVVVHHFVQDFGLFALFLVSGVLLSAFGAGFGAWAWASNAHRNVETSAGTVMIAVLPIILGIQLLLQALTLDIQSTPVHPVHHSLEDEARLGGA; encoded by the coding sequence ATGAGCAGTCTGGCCGTGCCCCGAGGCGCGGCGCGCCGGCGCTCGGCCGCGTCGTTCCCTCGCGTGGCGGTTGTGATTCCCGCGTATCGGGCCGCGGCCCACATCGGCGGTGTCCTCGCCAGCATCCCCGCCTGGGTCAGCATCATCGTGGTCGTCGACGATGCCAGCCCGGATGAGACAGCAGAGGTGGTCGCTACCCAAGGCGATCCACGTGTGCACTACTTCCGGCACGATACGAACTGCGGCGTCGGTGGCGCCATGCTCACAGGCTATCGCCAAGCCGCCCGGCTGGGCGCAGAGATCCTCGTCAAGATGGATGCCGACGGCCAGATGGATGCCGCGCAGCTGCCGCGTCTCGTCGCGCCCATCGTCAACGGCGAGGCAGACTACACGAAGGGCAATCGCTTTCTGCACGCGCCGCAGCTGGCGGCGATGCCGCCGCTCCGGCGGATCGGCAACATGGGGCTCTCGTTCCTGACAAAGATGGCCTCCGGCTATTGGGACGTCTTCGACCCGACCAACGGCTACACCGCCATCCACGCCTCGGTGTTGCCCATGATCAACCAGGAGGCGCTCGACCGGCGATTCTTCTTCGAGACGAGCATGCTCGTGGAGCTGAGCATGTGCCGCGCCGTCGTGCGGGACGTGCCGATGCCGGCGCGCTATCGCGGCGAGAGGAGCTCGCTCTCCGAGTCGCGCGCGTTCGTCTCGTTCCCCCCGCGCCTCATCCGGAGCCTGGTTCGGCGCGTGGTCGTGCATCACTTCGTGCAAGACTTTGGTCTCTTCGCGCTGTTCCTCGTCAGCGGCGTGCTCCTCAGCGCGTTTGGCGCAGGTTTTGGAGCGTGGGCTTGGGCGAGCAATGCACACCGCAATGTGGAGACCAGCGCCGGCACCGTCATGATTGCGGTGTTGCCCATCATCCTCGGCATCCAGCTCCTGCTCCAGGCGCTCACCCTCGACATCCAGAGCACGCCGGTGCATCCCGTGCACCACTCCCTAGAGGATGAAGCGCGTCTGGGCGGCGCATGA
- a CDS encoding methyltransferase domain-containing protein, with amino-acid sequence MTTRTITPDELAQLKAAREEADRRYNDALSALYAALPSGRELPASPPVPDERLGPTLNERWPVLKDVEAPAGWRGRVVRFVRRSVEPFFARQQAFNAALVEHLNNNVPVARATHAAVTDVLDRLQHHIYDVVHFQVLLMGFVQQITSYTDTKDYEMEGLARRRIEDLQELIGAVGGVGDELQKRLELLGAREHRFEARVSSVTAAHEDFRGSLALLQRAQQALAREVEQLAGPRRTGPFSERGTGFLFEDEEAAKDAVPFSPVASSEPISSSQLAARDQDAYKYVAFEDAFRGRPEDIRARLAEYLPTFEGASDIVDLGCGRGEFLALLREHGIAARGLDINPEMVQICRERGLRVDEGDALTFLASLPDESLGGLLAAQVVEHLQPDYLVQMLATAQTKLRPGARIVLETVNVACWFAFFQSYIRDVTHIRPLHPDTLSHFVRASGFQQIAVRFSSPLPAEHRLLHAAGDDELHFAFNRNVDRLNDLLFTHLDYAVIGTK; translated from the coding sequence ATGACGACGCGTACCATCACGCCTGACGAGCTGGCACAGCTCAAGGCCGCGCGTGAAGAGGCGGATCGCCGGTACAACGATGCGCTCAGCGCCCTCTATGCGGCGTTGCCCTCGGGACGGGAGCTGCCGGCGAGCCCGCCCGTGCCGGACGAACGGCTCGGGCCGACGTTGAACGAGCGCTGGCCCGTGTTGAAGGATGTCGAGGCGCCGGCGGGTTGGCGGGGCCGTGTCGTGCGGTTCGTCCGGCGTTCGGTCGAGCCGTTCTTTGCCCGCCAGCAAGCGTTCAATGCGGCGCTCGTCGAGCACCTGAACAACAACGTGCCGGTGGCCCGTGCCACGCATGCGGCAGTCACCGACGTGCTGGATCGCCTCCAGCATCACATCTATGACGTTGTGCACTTTCAGGTGTTGTTGATGGGATTCGTCCAGCAGATCACTTCATATACCGACACGAAGGACTACGAGATGGAGGGCTTGGCGCGCCGACGCATCGAAGACCTGCAGGAGCTGATTGGCGCGGTCGGGGGCGTGGGTGACGAGCTGCAGAAGCGGCTCGAGCTGCTCGGAGCGCGCGAGCACCGGTTCGAAGCGCGCGTGTCCAGTGTGACCGCTGCACACGAGGACTTTCGGGGAAGCCTCGCACTGCTACAACGCGCGCAACAGGCGCTTGCCCGTGAGGTCGAACAGCTTGCCGGACCAAGGCGGACAGGCCCCTTTTCGGAAAGAGGAACCGGGTTCCTTTTCGAGGACGAAGAAGCCGCGAAGGACGCGGTTCCTTTTTCCCCGGTTGCCTCATCCGAGCCAATCTCCTCTTCGCAGCTCGCCGCACGCGATCAGGACGCCTACAAGTACGTGGCGTTCGAGGACGCGTTTCGTGGACGACCGGAGGACATCCGGGCGCGTCTCGCCGAATACCTGCCAACCTTCGAGGGTGCGAGCGACATCGTCGATCTCGGCTGTGGCCGGGGCGAGTTCCTGGCCCTGTTGCGCGAGCACGGGATCGCAGCGCGTGGGCTCGATATCAACCCGGAGATGGTGCAGATCTGCCGCGAGCGGGGCTTACGCGTAGACGAGGGAGATGCGCTGACGTTCCTTGCATCGCTCCCGGACGAATCGCTCGGCGGCCTCCTCGCGGCGCAGGTCGTCGAGCACCTTCAGCCCGACTACCTGGTGCAGATGCTCGCGACGGCGCAGACGAAGCTCCGGCCCGGCGCGCGGATCGTGCTGGAGACGGTGAACGTCGCGTGCTGGTTCGCGTTCTTTCAGAGCTATATTCGCGACGTCACGCATATCCGGCCGCTGCACCCGGACACGCTGTCGCACTTCGTCCGCGCGAGTGGATTCCAACAGATCGCGGTACGCTTCTCCAGCCCGTTACCAGCGGAACATCGCCTTCTGCACGCTGCCGGCGATGACGAGCTGCACTTTGCGTTCAATCGAAACGTCGATCGATTGAATGACCTGCTGTTCACGCACCTCGATTACGCGGTGATTGGAACCAAGTAG
- a CDS encoding glycosyltransferase translates to MKLSVVIAAYNERTTLPQVLERVAAVPLDVDREIIVVDDCSTDGTGEYLRQTAHPPNVRVIFHEQNRGKGAALRSGFAAATGDMVVVQDADLEFDPREYPKLIQPILEGRADVVYGSRFTGGDSHRVLYFWHSMGNKFLTLLSNMLTGLNLTDMETCHKVFRREVLERIELEEDRFGFEPEVTAKIARLKVRIYEVGISYSGRTYEEGKKIGWKDGVRAVWCILKYNLRRQ, encoded by the coding sequence ATGAAGCTCTCTGTTGTCATTGCCGCTTATAACGAGCGCACAACGCTCCCGCAAGTCCTAGAGCGAGTCGCGGCCGTGCCACTCGACGTGGACCGCGAGATCATCGTCGTCGACGACTGTTCGACCGACGGCACAGGGGAGTACCTGCGACAGACAGCACATCCGCCGAATGTGCGTGTGATCTTTCACGAGCAGAATCGCGGGAAGGGCGCTGCGTTGCGGAGTGGGTTTGCCGCGGCCACGGGTGACATGGTCGTCGTCCAAGACGCCGACTTGGAGTTCGATCCCCGCGAGTATCCCAAGCTGATTCAGCCAATCCTCGAGGGAAGAGCGGACGTCGTTTATGGCTCGCGGTTCACCGGGGGCGACTCGCACCGGGTGCTGTACTTCTGGCATTCGATGGGCAACAAGTTTCTTACGCTGCTCTCGAACATGCTGACAGGCCTCAACCTCACCGATATGGAGACCTGTCACAAGGTCTTTCGCCGAGAGGTGCTGGAGCGTATCGAGCTCGAGGAGGACCGCTTCGGATTCGAGCCAGAGGTGACTGCCAAGATCGCACGCCTGAAGGTCCGCATCTATGAGGTTGGGATCTCGTACTCCGGCCGAACCTACGAGGAGGGCAAGAAGATCGGCTGGAAGGATGGCGTGCGTGCCGTGTGGTGCATCTTGAAGTACAACCTTCGGCGGCAGTAA
- a CDS encoding DUF4160 domain-containing protein: protein MSPTVLRIRGFRFYFFSREERRVHVHVQHADGEAKFWIEPKVGLAVNYGLTAKQLTEVQALIEEHVDEIRNAWAAHFAD from the coding sequence GTGAGTCCGACGGTTCTGCGAATCCGCGGGTTTCGCTTTTACTTCTTCTCGCGCGAGGAGCGGCGAGTGCACGTTCATGTGCAGCATGCCGATGGCGAAGCAAAATTCTGGATCGAGCCGAAGGTGGGGCTCGCAGTGAACTATGGGCTCACAGCAAAGCAGCTGACCGAGGTCCAGGCATTGATCGAGGAGCATGTTGATGAAATCCGAAACGCTTGGGCGGCACACTTCGCAGATTGA
- the thiS gene encoding sulfur carrier protein ThiS, giving the protein MEIRLNGEVYELPEPLAVHALLDRLGIDPRRVAVEVNLTVIKRGQYDGTIVREGDEVEIVNFVGGG; this is encoded by the coding sequence GTGGAGATTCGGCTCAACGGAGAAGTGTACGAGCTGCCGGAGCCGCTTGCAGTCCATGCACTGCTCGATCGGCTGGGAATCGACCCGCGTCGCGTTGCCGTGGAGGTCAACCTCACGGTGATCAAGCGCGGGCAGTACGACGGGACCATCGTGCGCGAAGGGGATGAAGTCGAGATCGTGAACTTCGTCGGAGGAGGATAG
- a CDS encoding DUF2142 domain-containing protein yields the protein MICDRMFRLSRAPIVGALLFALGGAAFGAAELSLTSLRQPIYRDFYYQRDADEGFRRFAYAHSAIYIHDLGCGPLDTFVRVRSGSRKLRLDVRLAASGRTLADAQVREPAQWINVRVPDTDGARGIERLDLYSEVPPNPWGFAAVVDDVRANAWAPCRAAGRITQIVARRAVGGVIVGLLLWTLVWPVMWHRWLFGAAASTPVWQPGTTEGSDAATGAKAGSWNLHGRVRANAARLRAHLVTWAALFVLFGSWAVIRPPLQSPDEVDHFARVLSMARQPWVAFGEEVRLPGGLLTPFVLRGNEPVGARKLMFDGEAQLTRSEITDLKRSALGFTAADDDHVLSHAWAYPPAYYLPVFLVGRALTGGLALSPYDAFYAYRLASAALSALLWVLVARALGGVFTRSGDRRLAFLLMVSTPMVTFLASSVNADAAMLPLSVLATLLVWDLARNGRGHLQTFVVLLALALSKPAAVVVILSLAAALILTTVVRRSPDLPAGQDATLVCVRAMAVAYVVYYAWVSPHLLGVPLDLSPTAYLELLPRRASFLWAGFWGHLGWLDYRLEWGWYVALAVLCVMNAGYYLADRSRRYSAFAWFAVISAVSLGGALLAAEYLTLSRVGLTLQGRYFLPALPALAVLLMHRGQAVRLAFVVLVIVCHLVLVDVTARRYYVDDWRGVVAALPYY from the coding sequence ATGATATGCGATCGAATGTTTCGTCTCTCCCGCGCCCCCATCGTTGGCGCTCTGCTGTTCGCGCTCGGAGGTGCCGCGTTTGGTGCAGCGGAGCTGAGCCTCACGTCGCTCCGACAGCCAATCTATCGCGATTTCTATTATCAGCGCGACGCCGACGAGGGATTCCGGCGCTTCGCGTATGCGCACTCTGCCATCTACATCCACGATCTCGGCTGCGGGCCACTCGACACATTCGTTCGGGTGCGCTCCGGTAGCCGGAAGCTCAGGCTCGATGTTCGGCTGGCGGCATCGGGACGCACGCTCGCCGACGCGCAGGTGCGAGAGCCGGCGCAGTGGATCAACGTCCGGGTGCCCGACACCGATGGAGCGCGTGGAATCGAGCGTCTGGATCTGTACTCGGAAGTGCCACCCAATCCGTGGGGATTCGCCGCGGTCGTAGATGACGTTCGGGCAAATGCCTGGGCACCGTGTCGCGCGGCGGGTCGCATCACGCAAATCGTCGCGCGACGTGCTGTCGGAGGAGTCATCGTCGGCCTCCTGCTCTGGACGCTCGTCTGGCCGGTCATGTGGCACCGGTGGTTGTTTGGCGCGGCGGCCTCGACGCCTGTATGGCAGCCTGGCACGACGGAAGGCTCGGATGCCGCGACCGGGGCCAAGGCGGGGAGCTGGAACCTTCATGGGCGGGTGCGTGCCAACGCTGCGCGCCTACGCGCCCACCTCGTAACATGGGCGGCGCTGTTCGTGCTCTTCGGCTCGTGGGCCGTGATCCGTCCGCCGCTGCAGTCGCCGGACGAGGTGGACCATTTCGCACGAGTCCTCTCGATGGCGCGCCAACCGTGGGTCGCCTTTGGTGAGGAAGTGCGGCTGCCTGGAGGGCTGCTCACGCCATTCGTTTTGCGAGGCAACGAGCCGGTCGGCGCCCGGAAATTGATGTTCGATGGCGAGGCTCAGCTCACAAGGAGCGAGATCACCGACCTCAAGCGGAGCGCGCTCGGCTTCACGGCTGCCGATGACGACCACGTGCTCTCGCACGCCTGGGCGTACCCACCCGCGTATTACCTGCCCGTGTTCCTCGTTGGCCGGGCGTTGACAGGCGGGCTGGCGCTTTCACCTTACGACGCGTTCTATGCGTACAGGCTCGCCTCAGCGGCGCTCTCGGCTCTCCTGTGGGTGCTGGTGGCGCGTGCGCTCGGTGGCGTGTTCACCAGATCTGGGGATCGACGCCTCGCATTTCTCCTGATGGTGTCGACGCCCATGGTGACCTTCCTGGCCAGCAGCGTGAACGCCGACGCAGCAATGCTGCCGCTTTCGGTGCTGGCCACGTTGCTCGTGTGGGACCTGGCGAGAAATGGCCGCGGCCATCTCCAGACGTTTGTCGTGCTGCTGGCGCTCGCGCTCAGTAAGCCAGCCGCGGTTGTGGTGATCCTGAGCCTCGCCGCGGCGCTAATCCTCACGACGGTTGTGCGCCGATCTCCGGACCTGCCAGCGGGACAGGACGCGACCTTGGTTTGCGTACGCGCGATGGCGGTGGCGTACGTCGTGTACTACGCGTGGGTGTCGCCTCATCTGCTCGGCGTGCCGCTCGATCTCTCGCCCACCGCGTACCTCGAGTTGTTGCCCCGGCGCGCCTCCTTTCTGTGGGCCGGTTTCTGGGGACACCTTGGCTGGCTCGATTACCGGCTCGAGTGGGGTTGGTACGTCGCGCTTGCTGTGCTCTGTGTGATGAACGCGGGCTACTATCTCGCTGACCGCTCGCGCCGCTATAGCGCGTTCGCCTGGTTTGCGGTCATCAGTGCAGTGTCGCTCGGCGGCGCACTGCTGGCCGCCGAGTACCTCACGCTGTCGCGTGTCGGCTTGACGCTTCAAGGACGCTACTTTCTCCCGGCGCTTCCGGCGTTGGCGGTTCTCTTGATGCACCGCGGCCAGGCCGTCCGGTTGGCCTTCGTCGTGCTCGTCATCGTC
- a CDS encoding glycosyltransferase: MSQPTPVPPPGGSAMPAASSATAALATPLATPLVSVVVVTHNSADDIACCVSSLGSQTWSHWELIVVDNASTDDTVARVQASWPQARLIRRDENVGYAAGNNMGFRHARGDVLAVLNPDTRVAPGWLEPLVEALGRDPQVGLATPKIALIDRPSLINTCGNAVTFAGLTVCRGLEAPVTAYTQAEDVAAVSGAAFVIRRDVLEAIGGFNESFFTYYEDTDLSLRARVAGWRCRFVPASLVQHKFHFRMSPSKCYWIERNRYAALAQNLRWPTLLALLPALAFSELVVWTYVIGGGPGLIAAKLRSLRWLLTHTGEIRRNHRVVQRLRRTPDRELLRSFTSKLTLTQTVPPVIARPTEALVTTVLWVCGRFARLIVWW; encoded by the coding sequence ATGAGCCAGCCGACACCCGTGCCCCCACCCGGTGGTAGTGCCATGCCCGCGGCCTCCAGCGCCACTGCTGCGCTTGCGACACCGCTTGCGACACCGCTGGTGTCGGTCGTCGTCGTGACCCACAACTCGGCCGATGACATCGCGTGCTGCGTGTCGTCGTTGGGCTCGCAGACCTGGTCCCACTGGGAGCTGATCGTCGTCGACAATGCCTCTACCGACGACACGGTCGCGCGCGTGCAGGCGAGCTGGCCACAGGCGCGGCTCATTCGACGCGATGAGAACGTCGGCTATGCGGCGGGCAACAACATGGGGTTTCGCCATGCGCGCGGCGACGTTCTCGCCGTGCTGAATCCAGATACGCGGGTCGCGCCAGGGTGGCTCGAGCCGCTGGTGGAGGCCCTTGGCCGCGATCCGCAAGTCGGGCTGGCCACGCCAAAGATCGCGCTGATCGACCGGCCGAGTCTGATCAACACATGCGGCAATGCCGTCACGTTCGCCGGCCTCACCGTGTGCCGAGGCCTCGAGGCGCCGGTGACCGCTTACACGCAGGCCGAGGATGTTGCGGCTGTCTCGGGAGCGGCGTTCGTCATCAGGCGCGACGTGCTCGAAGCAATTGGCGGCTTCAACGAGTCGTTCTTCACCTACTACGAGGACACGGATCTCTCCTTGCGAGCGCGGGTTGCCGGCTGGCGATGTCGTTTCGTGCCGGCGTCGCTCGTCCAGCACAAGTTCCACTTTCGCATGAGCCCAAGCAAGTGTTATTGGATCGAGCGCAACCGGTACGCGGCCTTGGCGCAGAACTTACGCTGGCCAACGCTCCTCGCCTTGCTCCCGGCGTTGGCCTTCAGCGAGCTGGTCGTGTGGACGTATGTGATCGGAGGCGGACCGGGGCTGATTGCTGCAAAGCTGCGCAGCCTGCGCTGGTTACTGACACACACCGGCGAGATCCGAAGAAACCACCGCGTCGTTCAGCGTCTGCGGCGCACGCCGGATCGCGAGCTGCTGCGGAGCTTCACGTCGAAGCTCACGCTCACCCAGACCGTGCCGCCTGTGATCGCACGCCCGACTGAGGCGCTGGTGACCACGGTGCTCTGGGTGTGTGGACGCTTTGCGCGTCTCATCGTGTGGTGGTGA
- a CDS encoding NADH-quinone oxidoreductase subunit B: MVQWARRSAIWPVTFGLACCAIEMMAMSCGRYDIARFGAEVFRASPRQSDLMIVAGRLSRKMAPALRRVYDQMPEPKWVISMGACASVGGVFDNYALVQGVDQVVPVDVFVPGCPPRPESLIYGIVQLQRKIDQQRAFGRTA; encoded by the coding sequence ATGGTGCAGTGGGCGCGCCGTTCGGCCATTTGGCCCGTGACCTTCGGCTTGGCCTGCTGCGCCATCGAGATGATGGCCATGAGCTGCGGCCGCTACGACATTGCCCGCTTCGGTGCGGAGGTCTTTCGCGCGTCGCCGCGGCAGTCCGACCTGATGATCGTCGCCGGGCGGTTGTCTCGAAAGATGGCCCCCGCGCTGCGGCGCGTGTACGACCAGATGCCCGAGCCGAAATGGGTCATCTCGATGGGTGCGTGTGCCTCAGTTGGCGGTGTGTTCGACAACTATGCCCTCGTGCAAGGGGTCGACCAGGTCGTGCCCGTGGATGTCTTCGTGCCGGGCTGCCCGCCGAGACCGGAGTCGCTCATCTACGGCATCGTGCAACTGCAGCGAAAAATCGATCAACAGCGGGCATTTGGGCGCACCGCATGA
- a CDS encoding methyltransferase domain-containing protein, translated as MYDERYTDYQRRRGRLRRLVRRAYLAHAARLCRGRVLDFGCGIGALLERLPAGSMGLEVNAASVAYCRSRGLNVTLYDPDTDGYGLRDLPIDRFETLIASHVLEHLERPDRALRLLFDACGRLGITRVVIIVPGPKGFASDATHRTFVDEAYLRERLLLDVAGWRRVYVRRFPLDNAWLGRVFTHNELSLAWEKT; from the coding sequence GTGTACGACGAGCGCTACACCGATTATCAACGGCGGCGCGGTCGCCTGCGACGTCTCGTCCGGCGAGCGTATCTGGCGCACGCGGCGCGGCTCTGTCGCGGGCGCGTGCTCGACTTCGGGTGCGGTATCGGTGCTCTGCTCGAACGCTTGCCGGCGGGCTCGATGGGGCTGGAGGTGAACGCGGCCAGCGTCGCGTACTGCCGCTCGCGAGGGCTGAACGTGACGCTCTACGATCCTGACACGGACGGCTACGGCTTGCGCGACCTGCCGATCGATCGATTCGAGACGCTCATTGCGAGCCATGTGCTCGAGCATCTCGAGCGCCCGGACCGGGCGCTGCGGCTGCTCTTCGACGCATGCGGTCGGCTCGGCATCACGCGTGTCGTCATCATCGTGCCGGGACCCAAGGGGTTTGCCAGTGACGCCACTCACCGCACCTTCGTTGACGAGGCGTATCTTCGCGAGCGGCTCCTCCTCGACGTTGCCGGTTGGCGAAGGGTGTACGTGCGGCGGTTTCCGCTCGACAATGCGTGGCTCGGTCGAGTGTTCACACATAACGAGCTGTCGCTGGCGTGGGAGAAGACCTAA
- a CDS encoding SIS domain-containing protein, translating into MPQTRATASALVEEALREAAALHVRSCGAVAGELAAAGEAIIQALAAGHKVLACGNGGSAAEAQHVVAELAGRFSRDRAALPAVALTTDTSILTAVANDLGFERVFERQVESLGRPGDVLLALSTSGASANVLRAVNAANSRGLVTIALTGADGGSIGRAARLHVHVAHPVTARVQEVHLTLLHALCELVEREADTIAAENR; encoded by the coding sequence ATGCCGCAGACCCGTGCCACCGCATCGGCGCTCGTTGAAGAGGCTCTGCGCGAGGCCGCCGCACTTCATGTGCGGAGCTGTGGCGCGGTTGCTGGAGAATTGGCTGCCGCCGGGGAGGCGATTATTCAGGCGCTTGCGGCCGGGCACAAAGTGCTGGCGTGTGGGAACGGCGGGAGCGCCGCGGAGGCGCAGCATGTCGTGGCAGAGCTTGCGGGTCGATTCAGTCGGGATCGCGCGGCGCTGCCGGCCGTGGCTCTGACGACCGACACCAGCATCCTGACGGCCGTGGCCAATGATCTCGGGTTCGAGCGCGTGTTCGAGCGGCAGGTCGAGTCGCTCGGCCGGCCGGGCGACGTGCTGCTGGCGCTCTCGACGAGCGGCGCGTCGGCCAACGTGCTCCGTGCAGTGAATGCCGCGAACTCACGCGGCTTGGTGACCATCGCGCTGACCGGCGCGGACGGCGGCTCGATTGGCCGGGCAGCGCGCCTGCACGTACATGTCGCGCATCCTGTGACGGCGCGTGTGCAGGAGGTGCATCTGACGCTGCTGCACGCCCTCTGCGAGCTGGTCGAACGAGAAGCCGATACTATCGCCGCCGAGAACCGCTAA
- a CDS encoding NADH-quinone oxidoreductase subunit A has product MDGWLPIVILLGFGLAFAGGNVLLSQFVGPRSPSPEKAAPYECGMPPVGDARERQSVRFYLVAMIFLLFDIEVAFLYPWAMALRDLRWAGYVQVLVFILVLSAGYVYIWRKGVLDWGSREE; this is encoded by the coding sequence ATGGACGGCTGGCTACCTATCGTCATCCTACTGGGATTTGGCCTGGCGTTTGCCGGCGGCAACGTGCTCCTCTCTCAGTTCGTCGGACCACGCAGTCCGAGCCCGGAGAAGGCAGCGCCCTACGAGTGCGGCATGCCGCCGGTCGGCGACGCCCGCGAGCGGCAGTCGGTCCGCTTCTACCTCGTGGCGATGATCTTCCTGCTGTTCGACATCGAGGTCGCGTTTCTCTACCCGTGGGCGATGGCCCTGCGCGATCTCCGCTGGGCGGGCTACGTCCAGGTGCTGGTCTTCATCCTGGTGCTGTCGGCGGGGTACGTCTATATCTGGCGCAAGGGCGTGCTGGATTGGGGTAGCCGTGAGGAGTAA